Proteins encoded within one genomic window of Microbacterium sp. zg-B185:
- the purF gene encoding amidophosphoribosyltransferase produces the protein MCGIVGMVGQGSVNQEIYDALLLLQHRGQDSTGIATAEPSGIFHVHKERGMVREAFRTRDMRTLLGTIGLGHVRYATKGTASSEEEAQPFYVNAPYGIVLVHNGNLTNTRELTDELFHKDRRHLNTSSDTELLVNVLANELQASISGLELDPEQVFHAVSRVHERVEGSYAAIALIAGYGLLAFRDPFGIRPLIIGTRKTDAGAYEWIVSSESLVLENGGFDVVRDVLPGEAVFIDLDGHLHSRQCAATPRLAPCSFEYVYLARPDSIMNGISVYEARLRMGERLADTIAKYTPSGTIDVVMPIPDSARPAAMQVARKLGLEYREGFYKNRYVGRTFIMPGQAVRKKSVRQKLNAMSSEFKGKNVLLIDDSIVRGTTSKEIIQMARDAGAKSVTFASAAPPVRYPHVYGINMPSRHELVAHGRTIPEIAEELGADYMVYQEVEDLKAAILEGSDLDDLDMSCFDGRYVTGTVSEEYLAWVEGSQES, from the coding sequence ATGTGCGGCATCGTCGGAATGGTCGGGCAGGGCTCGGTCAACCAGGAGATCTACGACGCGCTGCTGCTGCTGCAGCATCGCGGGCAGGATTCGACCGGCATCGCCACGGCGGAGCCGAGCGGCATCTTCCACGTGCACAAGGAGCGCGGGATGGTCCGCGAGGCCTTCCGCACCCGGGACATGCGCACCCTTCTGGGCACGATCGGACTGGGGCACGTGCGCTACGCCACGAAGGGCACCGCCTCCAGCGAGGAGGAGGCCCAGCCGTTCTACGTGAACGCCCCGTACGGCATCGTGCTCGTGCACAACGGCAACCTGACCAACACCAGGGAGCTGACCGACGAGCTGTTCCACAAGGACCGCCGGCACCTGAACACCTCCAGCGACACCGAGCTGCTGGTCAACGTGCTCGCCAACGAGCTGCAGGCCTCGATCTCGGGCCTGGAACTGGATCCGGAACAGGTCTTCCACGCCGTCTCCCGCGTCCACGAACGTGTCGAGGGCTCCTACGCCGCGATCGCGCTGATCGCCGGGTACGGCCTGCTCGCGTTCCGTGACCCGTTCGGCATCCGCCCGCTCATCATCGGCACCCGCAAGACGGATGCCGGCGCCTACGAGTGGATCGTGTCCTCCGAGTCGCTGGTGCTGGAGAACGGCGGCTTCGACGTGGTGCGCGACGTGCTGCCGGGCGAAGCCGTCTTCATCGACCTCGACGGGCACCTGCACAGCCGGCAGTGCGCCGCGACGCCGCGGCTGGCGCCGTGCTCGTTCGAATACGTCTACCTGGCACGGCCGGACTCGATCATGAACGGGATCTCCGTGTACGAGGCGCGGCTGCGGATGGGCGAGCGTCTGGCCGACACGATCGCCAAGTACACGCCGTCGGGAACCATCGATGTGGTCATGCCGATCCCCGACTCCGCGCGCCCGGCCGCGATGCAGGTCGCGCGCAAGCTCGGTCTGGAGTACCGCGAGGGCTTCTACAAGAACCGCTACGTCGGCCGCACGTTCATCATGCCCGGACAGGCGGTCCGCAAGAAGAGCGTGCGTCAGAAGCTCAACGCGATGTCCAGCGAGTTCAAGGGCAAGAACGTGCTCCTGATCGACGACTCGATCGTGCGGGGCACGACGAGCAAGGAGATCATCCAGATGGCCCGGGATGCCGGGGCCAAAAGCGTCACGTTCGCCTCGGCCGCGCCGCCGGTGCGGTACCCGCACGTCTACGGCATCAACATGCCGTCGCGTCACGAGCTGGTCGCCCATGGACGCACCATTCCGGAGATCGCCGAGGAGCTCGGCGCGGACTACATGGTCTACCAGGAGGTCGAGGACCTCAAGGCGGCCATCCTGGAGGGCTCGGACCTCGACGACCTGGACATGAGCTGCTTCGACGGGCGCTACGTGACCGGCACGGTCTCGGAGGAGTACCTGGCCTGGGTCGAGGGCTCCCAGGAGAGTTGA